The Corynebacterium suranareeae genome window below encodes:
- a CDS encoding GNAT family N-acetyltransferase, with protein MSAFHIRVEEQHDIDAIYDVTEAAFAGIEQSDGTEKDLVDKLRAAKALSLSLIAEAGGEVIGHIAASEVLIGGGAQGWFGIGPVSVRPDRQQQGVGIALMGSALDQLRAEGAGGAVLLGDPGYYRRFGFEVVPGLVYPNAPAEYFMALCLNSPEFPQGVVEYHSAFGG; from the coding sequence ATGAGTGCATTTCACATCCGAGTAGAAGAACAGCACGATATCGATGCGATTTATGACGTCACTGAAGCAGCCTTTGCAGGAATTGAGCAGTCTGATGGAACAGAGAAGGATCTCGTCGATAAGCTTCGTGCTGCGAAGGCGCTAAGCCTTTCGCTTATCGCTGAAGCGGGTGGCGAGGTCATTGGCCATATTGCTGCATCTGAAGTGCTGATCGGCGGTGGGGCACAGGGCTGGTTTGGCATTGGGCCTGTCAGTGTGCGACCCGATAGACAGCAACAGGGTGTGGGCATTGCGCTTATGGGCAGCGCGCTTGATCAACTGCGAGCGGAGGGCGCTGGCGGTGCCGTATTGCTTGGTGATCCGGGCTATTATCGACGCTTCGGTTTTGAAGTCGTGCCCGGGTTGGTCTATCCGAACGCGCCAGCGGAGTACTTTATGGCTCTATGTCTGAATTCTCCTGAATTTCCGCAAGGGGTTGTGGAGTATCACTCAGCATTTGGAGGTTAG
- a CDS encoding electron transfer flavoprotein subunit alpha/FixB family protein has product MSISYVLVEQQDGRPEPVTLELITAARALGDVVAVVVGEPGVGAGLAAELGQWGAAQVVSAEAAGASNRLILPAVDALHILAANNPGPIVIAANASGNEIAGRLAARLASGVLTDVVGINADRTAKQSIFGDTIQVSAAVGGASPLYTLRPGALDGVAAPAAGQLATIEIPGATAKDVTITSFTPSTQSDRPELPQAKVVIAGGRGVGSEENFRTIVEPLADALGGAVGATRDAVDLGYYPGEYQVGQTGVTVSPDLYIGLGVSGAIQHTSGMQTAKKVIVINNDEDAPIFQIADLGVVGDLFDIAPALIEEINKRK; this is encoded by the coding sequence ATGTCGATTTCTTATGTGCTGGTTGAGCAGCAAGACGGCCGCCCAGAACCAGTAACCCTTGAATTAATCACAGCTGCCCGCGCTCTTGGTGATGTCGTGGCTGTTGTTGTCGGTGAGCCAGGCGTTGGTGCTGGCCTTGCTGCAGAACTTGGCCAGTGGGGTGCAGCGCAAGTTGTTTCTGCGGAAGCTGCTGGCGCATCCAACCGCTTGATCCTGCCTGCCGTTGATGCATTGCACATTTTGGCAGCAAATAACCCAGGTCCTATCGTGATCGCAGCGAATGCTAGCGGTAATGAAATCGCTGGTCGCCTGGCTGCACGTTTGGCCTCAGGTGTGCTTACTGATGTTGTCGGAATCAACGCCGACCGCACCGCGAAGCAGTCCATTTTCGGCGATACCATCCAGGTTTCCGCTGCTGTTGGTGGAGCTTCACCGCTGTACACTTTGCGTCCCGGTGCACTCGATGGCGTGGCTGCACCTGCTGCAGGTCAGCTTGCCACTATTGAAATTCCAGGTGCCACCGCAAAGGACGTCACCATTACTTCCTTTACCCCAAGCACCCAAAGCGATCGCCCTGAGCTTCCACAGGCAAAGGTTGTTATCGCAGGTGGACGTGGTGTTGGAAGTGAAGAAAACTTCCGCACCATCGTTGAACCACTGGCAGATGCTCTCGGCGGTGCAGTGGGAGCAACCCGTGACGCAGTTGATTTGGGCTACTACCCAGGCGAGTACCAGGTGGGCCAAACTGGCGTGACGGTCTCTCCAGATCTGTACATTGGTCTTGGTGTTTCCGGCGCAATTCAGCACACATCTGGAATGCAGACCGCAAAGAAGGTTATTGTGATCAACAACGATGAGGACGCACCGATCTTCCAAATCGCAGACCTCGGTGTTGTTGGCGACCTCTTTGATATCGCCCCAGCGCTCATCGAAGAGATTAACAAGCGCAAGTAG
- a CDS encoding spermidine synthase, protein MARKQSNKQSRKQTSSQSGNTPIAGTYEGEYSVIELEADSYTTDGWLISINGVPSSHIVLGQPQALEFEYMRWIATGARAFIDAHLDASKLRITHLGGGACTLARYFADVYPQSRNTVVELDAELARLSREWFDIPRAPRVKIRVDDARAVAESFTPASRDVIIRDVFAGAVTPNSFTTVEFFEHCHRGLAPGGLYLANCGDHPDLRGAKSELAGMLEVFQHVAVIADPPMLKGRRYGNIILLGSDTEFFNSTSTEAAAITRELLGGGVPAQYKDESWVRKFASGAQPRHDEVANLQMLSDTPQPLAEIQENSDIEP, encoded by the coding sequence GTGGCCCGTAAGCAATCCAACAAGCAATCCCGCAAACAAACCTCCTCACAGTCTGGCAACACTCCCATTGCCGGTACTTATGAAGGCGAATACTCCGTCATTGAGTTGGAGGCTGATTCTTACACCACCGACGGCTGGTTGATCAGTATTAATGGAGTACCCAGTTCTCATATTGTCTTAGGTCAACCGCAGGCACTTGAATTTGAGTACATGCGGTGGATCGCTACCGGTGCCCGCGCTTTTATTGATGCCCACCTTGATGCATCAAAGCTTCGGATCACTCACCTTGGCGGTGGTGCGTGCACATTGGCGAGGTATTTTGCCGATGTTTACCCGCAGTCACGTAACACTGTCGTGGAATTGGATGCGGAACTCGCTCGTCTTTCGCGGGAATGGTTTGATATTCCACGCGCTCCACGGGTGAAAATTCGCGTCGATGATGCCCGCGCGGTGGCAGAATCTTTTACTCCCGCCAGCCGTGATGTGATTATTCGAGACGTTTTCGCAGGAGCCGTCACACCAAACAGCTTTACCACCGTGGAGTTTTTTGAGCACTGCCACCGAGGCCTTGCTCCCGGCGGGTTGTACCTTGCTAACTGTGGCGATCATCCTGATCTGCGCGGTGCCAAATCTGAGCTGGCAGGCATGCTGGAAGTTTTCCAACACGTTGCCGTCATCGCCGATCCGCCCATGCTCAAAGGGCGTCGTTACGGCAATATCATTTTGTTAGGTTCAGACACGGAATTTTTTAACTCCACTAGCACGGAAGCTGCCGCGATTACCCGCGAGTTGCTCGGTGGCGGAGTCCCTGCCCAGTACAAGGATGAAAGTTGGGTGCGGAAATTCGCATCGGGCGCTCAGCCACGCCACGATGAGGTCGCTAACCTCCAAATGCTGAGTGATACTCCACAACCCCTTGCGGAAATTCAGGAGAATTCAGACATAGAGCCATAA
- a CDS encoding helix-turn-helix transcriptional regulator, translating into MNAEEIGMALLKARKDLGLRQAELADLAGVSERFIRDVEKGKATVQLNKVIDVLSVLGLEMTIEIHDPLKAKP; encoded by the coding sequence ATGAACGCAGAAGAAATCGGAATGGCATTGCTTAAAGCCCGCAAAGACTTAGGCCTTCGGCAAGCTGAACTCGCCGACCTGGCCGGTGTGTCTGAACGTTTCATCCGGGATGTCGAAAAAGGCAAAGCAACAGTCCAACTTAACAAAGTCATCGATGTCTTAAGCGTCCTCGGATTAGAAATGACTATAGAAATTCACGATCCTTTAAAGGCTAAGCCATGA
- a CDS encoding electron transfer flavoprotein subunit beta/FixA family protein, with protein sequence MSTIVVLVKNVPDTWSKRTLEADFTLDREGVDRVLDEINEFALEQALRLRESNPDYRVVALSAGPATGEEALRKALSMGADEAIQLSDDALAGSDLLGTAWALNNAINTIPDVALIVAGSASSDGSMGALPGVLAEYRQVPALTNLSALNTDGTSITATRIDNHGTYELQAALPAVVSISDKADKPRFPNFKGIMAAKKAEIKKLTLAEIGVTPEQVGLSHAATAVTAVADRPERAQGDVIGASGAAEKIAEYLAAENLI encoded by the coding sequence ATGTCCACAATCGTGGTTCTGGTTAAGAATGTTCCAGACACCTGGTCTAAGAGGACGCTGGAAGCGGATTTCACCCTTGATCGTGAAGGCGTGGATCGAGTCCTAGATGAGATCAATGAGTTTGCTCTGGAGCAGGCACTGCGCTTGCGGGAGTCCAACCCGGATTACCGCGTTGTTGCATTAAGCGCTGGCCCTGCAACCGGTGAAGAAGCCCTGCGTAAGGCACTATCGATGGGCGCAGATGAAGCAATTCAGCTGAGCGATGATGCTTTGGCAGGATCTGATCTTCTGGGCACCGCGTGGGCGTTAAACAATGCTATTAACACCATCCCGGATGTAGCGCTCATTGTTGCAGGTTCTGCTTCTTCTGATGGATCCATGGGTGCACTTCCAGGAGTTTTGGCTGAATACCGCCAGGTACCAGCGCTAACCAACCTGTCTGCACTTAACACCGATGGCACCTCCATTACTGCCACCCGTATTGATAATCACGGAACCTATGAACTGCAGGCAGCTCTACCTGCCGTGGTGTCCATTTCTGACAAGGCAGATAAGCCACGTTTCCCTAACTTCAAGGGCATTATGGCTGCCAAAAAGGCTGAAATTAAGAAGCTGACGTTGGCTGAAATTGGTGTCACTCCAGAGCAGGTCGGTTTGTCCCATGCGGCAACTGCGGTGACCGCTGTGGCTGATCGTCCTGAACGAGCTCAGGGTGATGTTATTGGTGCGTCGGGTGCAGCTGAAAAGATTGCTGAATACCTCGCTGCTGAGAACCTGATCTAG
- a CDS encoding type II toxin-antitoxin system HipA family toxin, which yields MTPIADIWFHNTLAAHFTREGHQTTFRYRHDYTGPPIATSLPLSLTPVTTASGAIPPFFAGLLPEGRRLSSLRKNIKASADDELSLLLAVGNDPVGAVSIVPHGDTPQPPTPTIQLEGDLDFSLALNDAGIADPVALAGVQDKASARTIAVPIASDAILKLSPPEYPYLVENEAACYQLLAKNKLRIELSKVEVLHDKHGRSGLLVHRFDRTPQGKIPVEDAGQVLGIWPADKYSVSYEEIAQSLSKVCSSPILAMRNLAFQIAVAWLSGNGDLHAKNISIINKGRGFEISPVYDIPSTAIYGDTTMALEIQGSTKDLSKKKFLKFCTSIGLPEKTAMSVALAALSATANAAGTILSAGNFNTRAARDLTRVLSYRRSTWEA from the coding sequence ATGACCCCGATTGCCGATATTTGGTTCCACAACACACTTGCCGCCCACTTCACGCGTGAAGGCCACCAAACAACTTTTCGCTACCGTCACGACTACACCGGTCCGCCCATTGCCACTTCCTTGCCGTTGTCACTTACTCCTGTGACTACCGCATCTGGTGCCATCCCCCCATTCTTCGCAGGCCTACTCCCCGAAGGTCGCCGATTAAGCTCACTGCGTAAAAACATCAAAGCATCCGCTGATGATGAACTATCCCTGCTTCTAGCAGTTGGTAACGATCCAGTAGGGGCAGTATCGATTGTTCCCCACGGTGATACCCCTCAACCTCCCACCCCCACAATCCAACTGGAAGGCGATCTAGATTTCTCTTTAGCACTTAATGATGCTGGAATCGCTGATCCCGTGGCACTGGCTGGAGTTCAAGACAAAGCATCTGCGCGCACGATTGCAGTGCCGATTGCAAGCGATGCCATCTTAAAACTCTCCCCACCCGAATATCCCTACTTGGTAGAAAACGAGGCCGCCTGCTACCAGCTGCTGGCAAAAAACAAGCTGCGCATTGAACTGTCCAAAGTCGAAGTCCTTCACGATAAACACGGACGATCCGGCCTTCTCGTTCACCGATTTGATCGCACACCACAGGGAAAAATCCCCGTCGAGGATGCAGGACAAGTCTTAGGCATTTGGCCGGCAGACAAATACTCGGTGAGCTACGAAGAAATCGCACAATCACTTTCCAAAGTGTGTTCTTCCCCCATCTTGGCGATGCGTAATCTCGCCTTTCAAATCGCAGTCGCTTGGTTAAGCGGCAACGGGGATCTTCATGCCAAGAACATTTCCATCATCAACAAAGGCCGTGGATTTGAAATCAGTCCTGTATATGACATCCCATCCACAGCGATTTATGGCGACACCACCATGGCCTTAGAAATCCAAGGGTCTACTAAGGATCTCAGTAAGAAAAAGTTCTTAAAATTCTGCACGTCCATTGGGCTTCCGGAAAAAACTGCCATGTCAGTCGCTCTTGCAGCCCTTTCAGCAACAGCAAACGCCGCCGGCACGATCCTAAGCGCAGGCAATTTCAACACCCGCGCAGCCCGGGATCTCACCAGAGTTCTTTCGTACCGTCGCAGCACATGGGAAGCATAA
- a CDS encoding cysteine desulfurase family protein — MNTFYLDHAATTPMREVAAAAWMEHAQALNPASQYGSGRKARSVADSAREEIASLLGCEPIEVIFTASGTEADNLAVQGLYHTSPLSRVISTPIEHPGVLETVNALKLGGAEVELLPIGPDGRVSSFEALEKPAAVATMMWANNETGAIQPVSEFIAAAKASGTPTHIDAVQVVGHLPVNFDELGATTLAASAHKFGGPRGVGLLLARRSPAPSAVLHGGGQERGIRPGTLDVAGAAATAAALREAVAELDSEATRLRGLKKMLLDAILHRIPNVLVHTTEPSLPGHLHLSFPGAEGDSLIMLLDSLKIEASTGSACSNGVNRASHVLLAMGISETDARGAIRFTLGRTTTEEAILAVIDVIEDVVTRARTAGMAF, encoded by the coding sequence TTGAACACTTTTTATCTGGACCATGCTGCCACCACACCAATGCGTGAGGTGGCTGCAGCCGCATGGATGGAACATGCACAGGCATTAAACCCCGCGAGCCAGTATGGTTCGGGGCGTAAAGCGCGCAGTGTTGCCGATTCCGCGCGTGAAGAAATAGCATCGTTGCTGGGTTGTGAACCCATCGAGGTCATTTTCACCGCGTCTGGTACCGAGGCAGATAACCTCGCTGTGCAGGGTTTATATCACACATCACCGCTTAGTCGGGTTATTTCTACTCCGATTGAGCACCCAGGAGTTTTAGAGACAGTCAACGCTTTAAAACTCGGCGGGGCAGAAGTAGAGCTGTTGCCGATCGGTCCAGATGGGCGAGTGTCATCCTTTGAAGCGTTGGAAAAGCCAGCTGCCGTTGCCACGATGATGTGGGCAAACAATGAGACAGGGGCGATCCAGCCGGTTTCCGAGTTCATTGCAGCAGCGAAGGCGTCCGGGACTCCGACGCACATTGATGCCGTGCAGGTAGTTGGCCACTTGCCTGTTAATTTTGATGAGCTTGGAGCCACAACGTTGGCGGCCTCCGCACACAAATTCGGTGGGCCCCGAGGAGTTGGATTGCTGCTGGCTAGGCGCTCACCTGCACCTTCAGCAGTCCTGCACGGCGGCGGTCAAGAACGGGGCATCCGCCCAGGCACCCTCGATGTCGCCGGCGCAGCTGCCACCGCCGCCGCATTACGCGAAGCAGTGGCTGAGCTCGATAGCGAAGCCACCCGCCTTAGGGGCTTAAAAAAGATGCTTCTCGACGCCATCCTCCACCGTATCCCCAACGTGCTAGTCCACACCACCGAACCATCCCTGCCAGGACACCTTCACTTGTCTTTCCCAGGTGCAGAGGGTGATAGTTTGATCATGCTTCTCGATTCCCTAAAGATCGAAGCCTCCACAGGCTCAGCATGTTCCAACGGTGTCAATCGCGCCAGCCACGTTCTGTTGGCCATGGGCATTTCAGAAACCGATGCCCGCGGTGCGATCCGATTCACCTTGGGGCGGACCACCACAGAAGAAGCAATCCTGGCCGTTATCGATGTGATTGAAGATGTGGTGACCAGAGCCCGTACCGCAGGAATGGCGTTCTAG
- a CDS encoding NUDIX hydrolase: protein MVMRGIGGRKLAATVLLVRDGIINGQPDVEVYIQERVSTMANFPRATVFPGGGVDSRDFADGHGKEVWRGPSAEEWGRRLGVEPQVAYALVFAAVRELFEEAGTLLAEYTDGSGLVKDASKYHDYRVRLETHEMSLTDMLQRENLAIRSDLIVPFARWASPEGNREWFDTFSFVAVEPEGQCADGKTSEASSTGYFPARLILDGWRAGLLRLVIPTWASLFELSQFKSVQEVLEYAETVDMTPVLDDAVDNPRYAEFYQALRTERF, encoded by the coding sequence ATGGTGATGCGAGGCATTGGTGGAAGGAAACTGGCCGCTACGGTGCTGCTGGTTCGGGATGGGATCATCAATGGGCAGCCTGATGTAGAGGTTTACATTCAGGAGCGTGTGTCGACCATGGCTAACTTCCCTCGGGCGACGGTGTTTCCGGGTGGGGGTGTTGATTCTCGGGATTTTGCTGATGGTCATGGCAAAGAGGTGTGGAGGGGGCCGAGCGCAGAGGAGTGGGGTAGGCGCTTGGGGGTTGAACCTCAGGTGGCTTATGCGTTGGTGTTTGCTGCTGTTCGTGAGTTGTTTGAAGAGGCTGGTACGTTGCTTGCGGAGTACACCGATGGTTCTGGGTTGGTGAAGGATGCCAGTAAGTATCATGATTATCGGGTGCGGTTGGAAACTCATGAGATGTCGCTGACTGATATGTTGCAGAGGGAAAATCTGGCGATTCGTAGTGATTTGATTGTGCCTTTTGCCAGGTGGGCTAGCCCGGAGGGGAATCGGGAGTGGTTTGATACGTTTTCTTTTGTGGCAGTGGAGCCGGAGGGGCAATGTGCAGATGGCAAGACTTCTGAGGCCTCTTCAACGGGGTATTTTCCTGCCCGGTTGATTCTGGATGGGTGGCGCGCCGGGTTGCTGCGGTTGGTGATCCCTACGTGGGCGTCGTTGTTTGAGTTGTCGCAGTTTAAGTCAGTTCAGGAAGTACTGGAATATGCTGAAACGGTTGATATGACTCCGGTGTTGGATGACGCCGTGGATAACCCGAGGTATGCGGAGTTTTATCAGGCGCTTCGAACTGAACGGTTCTAG
- a CDS encoding THUMP-like domain-containing protein produces MSFSVDEVRFLAQAKQEIAAVTADLDLSKKSMIADVATLRKHFGDYGRAVAELAGARRSAEGKLPQDWLMCQESAQQTTPPAVSAERVRRLKTALGEHAIVHDVTCSIGTEGHEVITQGLRYIGSDLDFSRTLMAKHNLQGKNALIARVDALWPASRGADVIIADPARRSGGKRITNPAQLLPPLPSLLDAWPHQPIAVKCAPGLDFSEWTGLVSVVSVDGGVKEACLYSADLADGETREAVVIKNGHTDRITNRTDDAPEQNLAGAPGEYIIDPDGAIVRAGLVRHYAVRENLWMLDERIAYLTGNRIPEGTSGFRFIEEVPLKKLKSAMAAHDAGSVEILVRGVDVDPDQLRKKLQLKGAKPMAVVITRIGSRGVALICGPRQWA; encoded by the coding sequence ATGAGCTTTAGTGTGGATGAGGTGCGTTTCTTAGCGCAGGCGAAGCAAGAAATTGCTGCGGTTACTGCAGATCTTGATTTGAGTAAGAAGTCGATGATCGCAGATGTGGCTACCCTCCGGAAGCACTTTGGGGATTATGGCCGGGCTGTCGCAGAGTTGGCGGGAGCTAGGCGAAGTGCGGAGGGGAAGCTTCCGCAAGATTGGCTGATGTGTCAAGAATCGGCGCAGCAAACCACTCCGCCTGCGGTGTCAGCAGAGCGTGTTCGGCGCCTTAAAACAGCACTTGGTGAACACGCCATTGTTCATGATGTCACCTGCTCCATTGGTACTGAAGGGCACGAAGTGATCACACAAGGCCTGCGCTATATCGGCTCTGACTTAGATTTCTCAAGAACCCTTATGGCTAAACACAACCTCCAGGGCAAAAATGCGCTTATCGCTCGCGTCGATGCACTTTGGCCTGCAAGCAGGGGAGCCGACGTCATCATCGCGGACCCTGCTAGACGCAGCGGGGGCAAACGCATTACAAATCCGGCACAGCTCCTGCCACCACTGCCTTCGCTTCTCGACGCCTGGCCCCACCAACCAATCGCTGTCAAGTGCGCACCCGGCCTTGATTTTTCTGAATGGACGGGACTGGTGAGCGTCGTCAGCGTTGATGGAGGAGTAAAAGAAGCCTGCCTCTACAGCGCTGATCTGGCAGATGGTGAAACCCGAGAAGCTGTTGTCATCAAAAATGGGCACACCGATCGCATCACTAACCGTACAGACGATGCCCCGGAACAAAACCTTGCCGGTGCACCTGGTGAATACATCATCGACCCTGATGGTGCCATCGTGCGCGCCGGGTTGGTTCGACACTATGCAGTGAGGGAAAACCTGTGGATGTTGGATGAACGTATTGCCTACCTCACGGGCAATAGGATTCCTGAAGGCACGAGCGGATTTAGGTTTATTGAAGAAGTGCCGCTAAAGAAGTTGAAATCAGCAATGGCGGCACACGATGCGGGTTCAGTAGAGATTTTGGTGCGCGGGGTGGATGTTGATCCCGATCAATTGCGCAAGAAGTTGCAGCTGAAGGGGGCAAAGCCGATGGCTGTAGTGATTACGCGGATTGGTTCTCGGGGAGTGGCACTCATATGTGGCCCGAGGCAGTGGGCTTAA